The segment GGAGGTCATTTGAGACACTAATGTTTGTCTATTCAAGTGTCCGTCACAGCTGGTCAAGGGCCAAATGGCTACTTTGTCATTCAATGACCACCTTGCCATCGTTCATGGTGAtttgtaaaacatgaaatggACAGTATGAGCTTCAAATGAGCAAATCTCCCATCAGCTGCATGTATTGTTAAAAAACAGCATTGTTGGCTGCTCTATTTCCACCTGGCCCTCCAAGCTGAAAGCTTGAGACTCTTCTGAATGGAGCTTAGCTTGGCAACAATCACCCTGCCTGATAAGTGCTGGAGTCTGTCATTATTTGTCATCCATCAATGTTAAAGATACACCAGGGCCACTTGTATGTACTGGGTGTCACTACAGCAGCATGTGGACATGCTCATTGCAGGCAGGGCTTTGTGTTGCCTGTGACAACACGCTTACCTCCGTCCCTGGTGTGTGACCCCCACAACAAATCCCTCCCACTGACAACTCTGTGACTACCCCTTGTACACCCCAGTGATTCCCCTTGCACACACCCAGTCCTCCCCAATGTTCCCAGCACTCCTACCTTCCGCTCAAGTCTCTGCTTTACTCCACGGCATCATAAATACACCCTACTGTCAGTTTATTATTTCTAAAATGAATTAGATAATTCTGCACACAATTCTGCAACCTTTTAAGCTTAGATGGGTTTTTGTAGCGTTTTGCACCTGTTTGGCTAGTGGCAGGCATTTCATGTTAAACCTACCCATGACTGGAATAGCATTATGGAGTGACTCTGGCAATCACAAGTGTGACATACATACAACCACACAAAAGTCActtcatttcaaatgaaattagaatattgatttcattttttcatcataTCATATTAAAAATGCTGATACAAGAACATGTGAGTTGATTTTTCAGTTTTCTATGTAACACCAATATGCTGAATTGGTATTTGGAATGATTCAGTGATTCAATTTGTACAATACACATAATATACGTATTTCAGCAATTCTGTGTTGCATTCTGTAAAATTACATGTTAGAATTCTGCAGTGTATTTGAAGAATTCTGTTGAAGGTAAATACATAGTTCTGCCTATGTTCTGCCAAATTCAGTCTGGTCCTCAAACCTGAGACTACTAAACTGACCAATAGCATTTTGTGGTTGCTCAGAGCATCTGTTTTTGCTACAAATCGGAAGTATATAGAACGTGTTCAAGCTGACCTCTGATGGATGACCTGTAATGCCATCACTGTTCCTTTGATCCAGCCATAGACCACATTTCTAAGTCTAAGCGTATCTTTCAGAGCTACACACGGATGACCGTCGCATTCACCACCGAGTCGGACCCTTGGAGCTCACCTTGGAGAGGAGTCCGCTCACAGAGCCACTCGTGGATCGGAGGTTCGCTCATCTGGCCGAATTAGAGCGTCTTCGCCGTGTGTCATCTGGTACAGCCGATGTGAGACCACACCATACCACTGACGTTAATGGACTACGCCCAACAGGTACAGGTAATACATTAATGGATAATTTTTGAGTTGAAATACTGATTGAAAAATAATGTGGGTATGTGAATTCTTTACTACATGGAAATAAATGCATTTTCTGTATATACAGGTAAAACTGTTGTCCAGATTCAGTTCTTAGAAGGCAACTTGTagtttttcaaaatttgtatatCACTAAATGCCTCCACAAAAGAATATGTAAGCTTGAATAATCAATCTGCTGGGCCACTGGATCACTTGTTGAGGGTAAATAACAAATGACCTTTTGGGGAAGAAATTGGAGAAGGATCccatgtttatctccatttatATTCGCGATCTGTTATTTGTTggattgtttgaaacatttaaaacCTCTTCAGTTTAGTGTTTTAACTGTCAGCATATCATAATCTTTATTGCTCAAGAAAAATGTCAAATGCTTTTTCATCACATACCTTctgagaaaaaaaattaaatgttaaaGATAGTGGTCTGAATACTAAAGATAAGTGACATTTAGGATTTGTCCCTAGTTGATGTTTCTTATtcttattacaaatatattcagGTTACTCATGGTCCCTCTTAAATGTTACTTGAAGAATAAAATGATATCTCTCTATTGCTAtttaaatgttatgtttgtgtatttttttaattgTGGTAATACATTTGAAACTTTATTTTCCAGAAGTTTTGACGAAGCAGATAGAAAGTACAAGGGGAGGGTGGGGCGGCTATGACACGGTGCCATACACGAAGGACGTCATCTACCCCACCATCACTACCCACAGTACCCCACTGTCTCAGTCACAATCCGTCATTGTCTCACATCTTGCTGGTACGTTGTCACTGTACCATATTCCTGCAATCTAATGGCTAAACCTAGTATAGTTAACAACTGCCCACCCTAGCCTTCATTTCTATTCATGTTGTAAATTTGGTTTTTACTTTGTAGAAAAATCTGCATCCATAACACTTGCAGCTTTTCTCTAATGAAGCAAtacatgtttttgtcatgtttgtttcatgaCAACCCTATACAATACTGTCATTCAGTGACATTGTCCTCAGTGATTATTTAATCTTAGAACATAAATTCCAAACCTGATCTCATTACTGAACTAGCTATTTCCATGTTTCAGCTGCCCATTCCTCTGCTGTGGAATCTCGTGAACGTGAATCTCGCCTCCAAAGCCTGCAGGAGCACCCTGTTGCTACCACCCATAGCCTTGTGCCTCATGAGCGGCACCTGCCCCTGGTACCAGAGGCTCAAAGACCAGACTACCCCAGTCTAGAGCCACGCCTTCCAGTAGAACGTAGAATCACCATAGAATCTCGGCTCCCACTTGTACTGCCACCATATGCAAATGCATCTGATGTTCGCTTAAGTGATCCACGTATTCCAGAACCCTTGTACCCTGAGACAAGACCCTTGTTCGTACCCCCTCAGACTCTGCCATACACTGTCAGCAGTTCCAACCTGTCTATTCTGGAGGAGAGCCGGGCAATCTCTACCCTACCCCTTGCAGTGACTCATGGGACGTATCCAGGTATGACTCCTCATGAGTTCTTCAGTTCCATCAACCCTCCAAGCTCAATTGCAGCGGCTGCTTCCTATTTAGCTGGAAGTCCACCCCGGGTGCTTCCCCCTACCTTCCTCTACCCTCATCTCTATAGCTCCTCCCCACAACAGTATCAGACTCGCCTGTACCTGCCCACAGGGGAGGTTAGGACATACGAAGTGCTTGGGCAGAGGCCATCAGACCTTCCCCCAAAGGTTGAGAAACCAACCCCTGTATCCCCATCTTCACGTCTAGCGCTTGAGGGACCTATTGCTCGACCTGTTCGAGATGTTGAACTCACTGAGGAAGGGACAGGATCTTCCGATTCATCAAGAGACATACCACCAAGACACGAAGACTCAGAGTCATCCAAGTCTTCACCACGAAGACCTGGGCATGATGAACCAGCACCTGTATGGCGGCCATATTGAGATGGATTTTGAAGTGTGATTTGGGAGTGTGACAGTTGGTCCTATCCAACTCTTGTGCCTTGTTGAAGTGTCCATGGTTTTACCTTGGCCTTCAGATGGAGACAACTTTTACAGCAATCCTAGGCAGAATGAAGTGTATGAGAAATTCTTGCTCAGCTTTGCATACTTGGGGAAATTGTGCCATTGATACCGATAGAGCTCCTGGGTGCCTGGACTGAATGAGGTGAAGGGAACAGTGTTGAAATATGAGAACTGCAAGGCAGAGACATCTTTatatttgaccttgaccttatcttcAGTTCCAGGTACTGAAGAGCCATGACATTGTGCTGGTTCTAGACTACTGAAGCAGAGCACTGGGCCGGAACCATGCACCAAAAGGTTACTGTGCCAGTGATCTGAATGCATCATGTCAGCAGAATTCTGGCAATGAGCGCTGTGTGATGAAGAAGACCAGCCATTCCATGGTGTCAGAGTATGATGGCAGATGGTCATGAAATCCCGTGTTGAATATTTGTACAGATTTTGTTGTTCTTAAGGCTTAAACTATGGTGCAGTTCCAATGACAAgatcaaatttggtgacagcccaATATACTGACCATAATGCCTGAAGAAGGTTTACGGTATTATTGCTGAATCAGTCGGGCAATTATtgatttagacatgttctcATGTTTTGAAGGCAGAATAAGCAactgttgaaaatattttaagtgGTACATAGTTTGAATGGTTTAGGTCAGCTGTCAAGTGCAACTTGACACTtaagttatatatttatttgaagACTATTTCATGTTTTAGGACAGAAACAATCTACaagatgatatatatattttatcacaTCACCATTCTGCACTGTCTTCAGTTGATGCTTTGTGACATGTTAAACATGAATGACATATGACACACATATTGGTGAATCGTCTCACCTCTTGTCACGGTAAGGTATTTGT is part of the Haliotis asinina isolate JCU_RB_2024 chromosome 6, JCU_Hal_asi_v2, whole genome shotgun sequence genome and harbors:
- the LOC137288269 gene encoding uncharacterized protein isoform X3, with amino-acid sequence MHLPTDLNGVPPFPESPHTMAGEVVPGVPGGERTYTSILGDHPGELVRTGSPNFVCSVLPSHWRSNKTLPVSFKVVALGEVKDGTKVSIMAGNDENYCAELRNGTSYMKNQVAKFNDLRFVGRSGRGKSFSLTITVSTNPPEVAIYQKAIKVTVDGPREPRSKTKLHTDDRRIHHRVGPLELTLERSPLTEPLVDRRFAHLAELERLRRVSSGTADVRPHHTTDVNGLRPTGTEVLTKQIESTRGGWGGYDTVPYTKDVIYPTITTHSTPLSQSQSVIVSHLAAAHSSAVESRERESRLQSLQEHPVATTHSLVPHERHLPLVPEAQRPDYPSLEPRLPVERRITIESRLPLVLPPYANASDVRLSDPRIPEPLYPETRPLFVPPQTLPYTVSSSNLSILEESRAISTLPLAVTHGTYPGMTPHEFFSSINPPSSIAAAASYLAGSPPRVLPPTFLYPHLYSSSPQQYQTRLYLPTGEVRTYEVLGQRPSDLPPKVEKPTPVSPSSRLALEGPIARPVRDVELTEEGTGSSDSSRDIPPRHEDSESSKSSPRRPGHDEPAPVWRPY
- the LOC137288269 gene encoding uncharacterized protein isoform X2; amino-acid sequence: MHLPTDLNGVPPFPESPHTMAGEVVPGVPGGERTYTSILGDHPGELVRTGSPNFVCSVLPSHWRSNKTLPVSFKVVALGEVKDGTKVSIMAGNDENYCAELRNGTSYMKNQVAKFNDLRFVGRSGRGKSFSLTITVSTNPPEVAIYQKAIKVTVDGPREPRKLHTDDRRIHHRVGPLELTLERSPLTEPLVDRRFAHLAELERLRRVSSGTADVRPHHTTDVNGLRPTGTEVLTKQIESTRGGWGGYDTVPYTKDVIYPTITTHSTPLSQSQSVIVSHLAAAHSSAVESRERESRLQSLQEHPVATTHSLVPHERHLPLVPEAQRPDYPSLEPRLPVERRITIESRLPLVLPPYANASDVRLSDPRIPEPLYPETRPLFVPPQTLPYTVSSSNLSILEESRAISTLPLAVTHGTYPGMTPHEFFSSINPPSSIAAAASYLAGSPPRVLPPTFLYPHLYSSSPQQYQTRLYLPTGEVRTYEVLGQRPSDLPPKVEKPTPVSPSSRLALEGPIARPVRDVELTEEGTGSSDSSRDIPPRHEDSESSKSSPRRPGHDEPAPVWRPY
- the LOC137288269 gene encoding uncharacterized protein isoform X4, with product MAGEVVPGVPGGERTYTSILGDHPGELVRTGSPNFVCSVLPSHWRSNKTLPVSFKVVALGEVKDGTKVSIMAGNDENYCAELRNGTSYMKNQVAKFNDLRFVGRSGRGKSFSLTITVSTNPPEVAIYQKAIKVTVDGPREPRSKTKLHTDDRRIHHRVGPLELTLERSPLTEPLVDRRFAHLAELERLRRVSSGTADVRPHHTTDVNGLRPTGTEVLTKQIESTRGGWGGYDTVPYTKDVIYPTITTHSTPLSQSQSVIVSHLAAAHSSAVESRERESRLQSLQEHPVATTHSLVPHERHLPLVPEAQRPDYPSLEPRLPVERRITIESRLPLVLPPYANASDVRLSDPRIPEPLYPETRPLFVPPQTLPYTVSSSNLSILEESRAISTLPLAVTHGTYPGMTPHEFFSSINPPSSIAAAASYLAGSPPRVLPPTFLYPHLYSSSPQQYQTRLYLPTGEVRTYEVLGQRPSDLPPKVEKPTPVSPSSRLALEGPIARPVRDVELTEEGTGSSDSSRDIPPRHEDSESSKSSPRRPGHDEPAPVWRPY
- the LOC137288269 gene encoding uncharacterized protein isoform X1 — encoded protein: MHLPTDLNGVPPFPESPHTMAGEVVPGVPGGERTYTSILGDHPGELVRTGSPNFVCSVLPSHWRSNKTLPVSFKVVALGEVKDGTKVSIMAGNDENYCAELRNGTSYMKNQVAKFNDLRFVGRSGRGKSFSLTITVSTNPPEVAIYQKAIKVTVDGPREPRSKTKLHTDDRRIHHRVGPLELTLERSPLTEPLVDRRFAHLAELERLRRVSSGTADVRPHHTTDVNGLRPTEVLTKQIESTRGGWGGYDTVPYTKDVIYPTITTHSTPLSQSQSVIVSHLAAAHSSAVESRERESRLQSLQEHPVATTHSLVPHERHLPLVPEAQRPDYPSLEPRLPVERRITIESRLPLVLPPYANASDVRLSDPRIPEPLYPETRPLFVPPQTLPYTVSSSNLSILEESRAISTLPLAVTHGTYPGMTPHEFFSSINPPSSIAAAASYLAGSPPRVLPPTFLYPHLYSSSPQQYQTRLYLPTGEVRTYEVLGQRPSDLPPKVEKPTPVSPSSRLALEGPIARPVRDVELTEEGTGSSDSSRDIPPRHEDSESSKSSPRRPGHDEPAPVWRPY